A genomic window from Silene latifolia isolate original U9 population chromosome 11, ASM4854445v1, whole genome shotgun sequence includes:
- the LOC141611361 gene encoding germin-like protein — protein sequence MANHNTFIVLALMAFTSFVAYATDPTQLQDFCVGVNDPNQALFVNGMFCKNPMEATPDDFFYKGLDVPGKPNNLGVNVTMVTAMQVPGLNTLGISLARIDFAPYGLNPPHTHPRATEVLTVMEGTLYVGFVTSNLATGGNKLFTKVLNKGDVFVFPQGLVHFQFNVGNSPAVAIAGLSSQNPGVVTIANAVFGSQPPISVDVLAKAFQLDANVVKFLQSQFGTSS from the exons ATGGCGAACCATAACACCTTTATTGTTCTGGCACTAATGGCCTTCACTTCCTTTGTGGCTTATGCTACTGATCCAACCCAACTTCAAGATTTTTGCGTCGGAGTTAACGACCCGAACCAAGCTC TGTTTGTGAATGGCATGTTTTGCAAGAATCCAATGGAAGCAACACCCGACGATTTTTTCTACAAAGGGCTTGACGTACCCGGGAAGCCCAACAACTTAGGAGTCAATGTCACAATGGTTACAGCAATGCAAGTACCTGGACTCAACACCCTTGGTATATCGTTGGCTAGGATTGACTTTGCACCATACGGACTCAATCCACCTCACACCCACCCTCGTGCCACCGAGGTCTTGACCGTCATGGAAGGAACCCTCTATGTCGGTTTTGTCACATCCAACCTTGCAACTGGCGGAAACAAGTTATTCACTAAGGTGTTAAACAAAGGAGATGTTTTCGTGTTTCCACAGGGTCTCGTTCACTTTCAATTTAATGTTGGTAATTCCCCTGCTGTGGCTATTGCTGGGTTGAGTAGCCAAAACCCCGGTGTTGTGACGATTGCCAACGCGGTGTTTGGATCACAGCCTCCTATCTCGGTCGATGTTCTAGCCAAGGCCTTCCAGTTGGATGCAAATGTGGTCAAGTTCCTCCAGTCTCAGTTTGGAACGAGCTCGTAA